A window of Lysobacter sp. TY2-98 genomic DNA:
CCTTGAAGCGCGGGTTCGACTTGCAGATCACGAAGACCTTGCCGCGGCGGCGGACGACCTTGCAGTCACGGTGACGGGCCTTCGCCGACTTCAGGGAGGACAGGACCTTCATGAGTAAAACCTCGGCAAAAGAGAAAGACAGGCAAACGAAGCCGCGCATTATAGCGGCCTAAGATTTTGAAAAACAATGGGATGTTGGATCAGGACGGAAGCTCGTCCTGCGGGGCGTCCAGCGGTAGAGCTCGATGGCAGCGGTCGATCGGGGCCGGTCACGCGCCGGAGGCGCAGGGGACGCCGCGGGCCATGGGCATTTTCGCGTCCACCGGCGAGAATGGCGACATGGATCCCAACGTCCCCGTGCTCACCATCGACGGCCCCTCCGGTTCCGGGAAGGGCACGA
This region includes:
- the ykgO gene encoding type B 50S ribosomal protein L36; the protein is MKVLSSLKSAKARHRDCKVVRRRGKVFVICKSNPRFKARQR